CCGGGACCTGGCGGCGACCGCCTCCTGGCGGGCCGCGAACCGGCGGAACACCCGCCGGACCAGCCGGCTGATCACCCAGGTGAAGAACCCGGCGATCGCCGGCACCACCGCAGGCACCGTCATCACCAGCAACGACGCGAGCAGCAACAGGAACAGGCTGAGCAGCGTCGTCAGCGGATGCGCCGCCGCGAACAGCGCGCTGTTGCGCAGCACCCGCCGCCACGGCGCGGGGTAGGTGACCATCACCGGGAACAGGAAGACCAGGGTGCCGCCGACGGCGAGGATCCCGACGATAGCGGCGACCATGACCACCGCCCGCAGCGGCGCGTCGGCGGCCCGCAGGCCGTACAGCAGATCGATCGTCAGCAGCCCACCGGCGACGGCGGCTGCGAACCCCAGGGCCAGGCTCTGCCGCAGGTGGCTCCGGAACCCGCCCCAGAACGTCGACCACACCGACGGCGGCCCGTCCTCGCCCCACTCCATCATCACCGCGGCGAGACCGGCCGTTCCCGGGCCGAGGGTCACCAGCGGGACGGCGGTGAGCACCCACAGCAACCCCGCGACCACCATGGTGAACAGGGCCTCGAGGGGTCTGGTGAGGATCTGCATCCGATCGTCCTCCGGCGTTGATGAGCGATCACCAACCCTACGGGTCGATCACCGCCGGCCGACAGGTCGGCGGGCGGTGAATACCGGACGCGGCACCCGGCGGCTCCCCCTGGGTCAAGGTCATCGGCCGGGCGAAGTGGTCGACAATGGCGCGATGCCGGGCCTGGTGCGCGCGCTCCGGGTCCGCTACCGAACCCTTCGTGAAAGGCGGACGGCTGTGCGCACCGACGGTCCGACCGCTGCGTTCGGAAGACTTGTGGGCCACCAGGTTGATGTGATGGAGTTCGTCGCTTCCGAGCACGACCTGCTGGAGGTACGACGGACGTGAGGGCGCACCCCGCACTGGACGGTCACCGGTCAGGCCCACCTCGCCAGGCGGACCGGCCGCGGCCACGGCGGCTCGCCACGGCGTTCGCGGCGCTGCTGCTCGGCGCGGTGGTGGTTCCGTCGTACGCAACCCCGTCGTACGCCGCCCCGGCGGATCCGGCCAAGGAGCGCAGGGCGTTCAGCATCGGCGACTCCCGGATCAACGAGTCCAGTGGGCTGGCCGCGAGCGCGCTGCACCGCGGGTACTTCTACACCCACAACGACTCCGGCGACGACCCCCGGGTCTTCCTGCTCGACCCGCGCGGCCAGGTGGCCGGGACGATCTCCCTCCGGACGGCGGAGAACGTCGACTGGGAGGCCATCGCCCCCGGCCCGGACCAGCGCGTCTGGGTGGGGGACATCGGCGACAACACCCGCGTTCGCGACCGGATCACGATCTACCGCTTCCGCGAGCCGAGCTCCACGGGCGACCAGCCGGTGGAGTGGAGCCGCTTCCGGTTCAGGTACCCCGACGGCGCGCACGACGCGGAGGCGCTGCTGGTGGACCCGCGTACCGCCCGGGTCTACGTCGTGACCAAGGACCCCGGCGGCGGGGCGATCTACGCCGCGCCGTCCACCCTCGTGGCCGGCACCACCGCCACCCTCACCAAGGTTGCCGATGCACCCGCGATGGTGACCGACGGCACGTTCCTTCCGGACGGCTCGGCGATCGTGCTGCGGACGTACGCCGACGTGCGGGTGCTGCGCTGGCCCGGCGGAAAACCCGAGCGCACCATCTCGCTGAGTCAGCCGCAGCGGCAGGGCGAGTCCATCGCCGTCGGCGCGGACGGGAAGCAGTTGTTCCTGGGCAGCGAGGGCGCCAACTCGCCGGTGTACTCGATGTCGGTCGCCGCGGCCGCACCCGCTCCCTCGCGCCGGGCTCCGGGCGCGACCCCGTCGCCCAGCCCGTCCCCGACCGCGCAGGCACCCACGTCCAGCGGCAGCGACGGTTCGCTGCTGAGCGGCCTGCCGCGCTGGATCCTGCTCCTGGTGATCGCGGCCGCGCTGCTGGCCGGACTCGCGGCGTACCCGGCCTCGCGCCGGCGCCGGCCGTCGGCGTCCAGCCGGCCGCCCGGTATGGGCCGCCCGCCGGCGTCGGCCAGCCCGTGGCCGGCCGACCCCGCTCCGGCCGACTCGGGTTCGCAGCAGGCGTACGCCCGCCCGCCGGGGTCGGTGCAGGCCGCGGGGTACGGCGACGTGGGCCGGGGACCGATCTGGCCGGCGGAGCCGTCGGAGCCGGCGGGGCCCGAGGATCCGGGCGGGCGGCGACGCACCGAAGGGCCGGGCCCGCAGCAGGCCCGGCGGTCGGCCCAGCAGTCGGCTCAGCAGTCGCCCCAGCGGCCGGCTCATGAAGCGCCCCGGCAGTCGGCCCGGCACGCCGGGCAGGACGACACCCCGCTTCCGTGGGAGGACGAGGACTGGCGGCGCGAACGCGGGAACGAACGCGGAAACGACGTACCGCCACCCCGACCGGCCGACCGGCCGCGGTCCTCCGGAGCACCTCGCCCGGCCGGTCCGCCGCCTCGGACGTCGGGCTCACCGGCCTCCTCGGGTCCGTCGGGTCCGTCTGGCTCGGCTGCCGGCTCGGCCGGGCGGCGTGCCCGGCCACCCGCGGCTCGCCCGCCCGCCGAGACCGACTGGCCGGACGAGCCGGCCGGAAGCCCGCCACCGAGGGGCGAGGAAACCGGACGGGGCCGACGCCGGCGGCCGTTGTACCGCGACGAGGACCGCGACCCCGAAGGGCCGTGATCCCGAAGGCCCGTGACCCCGAAGGCCCGTGACCCCGAAGGCCCGTGACCCCGAAGAGCGGCGACGCTCAGCGGGTGCGGAGTTGCTCCACCACGTAGTCGACGCAGCCGGTCAGCGCCTCCACGTCGGCCGGCTCGACGGCCGGGAACATCGCCACCCGCAACTGGTTGCGGCCGAGCTTGCGGTAGGGCTCGACGTCCACGACGCCGTTGGCCCGGAGCACCTTCGCCACCGCCGAGGCGTCCACCGCGTCGTCGAAGTCGATGGTGCCGACGACCAGTGAGCGGGCGTTCGGGTCGGTCACGAACGGCGTGGCGTACTCCGACTTCTCCGCCCAGGTGTACAGACGGCCGGAGGAGTCGGTCGTACGCTCGACCGCTCCGGTGAGCCCGCCGAGGCCGAGC
This Actinopolymorpha cephalotaxi DNA region includes the following protein-coding sequences:
- a CDS encoding YesL family protein — its product is MQILTRPLEALFTMVVAGLLWVLTAVPLVTLGPGTAGLAAVMMEWGEDGPPSVWSTFWGGFRSHLRQSLALGFAAAVAGGLLTIDLLYGLRAADAPLRAVVMVAAIVGILAVGGTLVFLFPVMVTYPAPWRRVLRNSALFAAAHPLTTLLSLFLLLLASLLVMTVPAVVPAIAGFFTWVISRLVRRVFRRFAARQEAVAARSRRTDSVATS